In one window of Cupriavidus necator N-1 DNA:
- a CDS encoding GNAT family N-acetyltransferase: protein MQSESCVPGKDQRQPAQHKRKAAGDPAQEYRTEIISDLGEIDAAAWDALVAHHADATPFLKHAFLHALHASGSACAETGWNPRYLTLWAPAKDGHPERLAAAMPLYAKAHSYGEYVFDWAWADAYARNGLEYYPKWLAAIPFTPVRGARLLAEDAHARRLLLQMALALAAESQMSSLHILFPDEAEAALMQQAGMLMRHGVQFHWTNDGYGSFDDFLATLSQKKRKNIRAERRQVAQAGITFRRLRGAQIDDDAWKFFNRCYRQTYREHHSTPYLNLDFFRRIGAAMPQHLLLVIAEREGQPIASSLLVYDDTPEVSTLYGRYWGALEYHACLHFETAYYQPLEFCIEQGIRTFEGGAQGEHKMARGFLPVATRSAHWLAHPAFADAVERFLERERQGIDAYLDELGERNPFARA from the coding sequence ATGCAGTCTGAATCATGCGTGCCTGGCAAGGACCAGCGCCAGCCGGCACAGCACAAGCGCAAGGCGGCGGGCGACCCTGCGCAGGAATACCGTACCGAGATCATCTCCGACCTGGGCGAGATCGATGCCGCCGCCTGGGACGCCCTGGTGGCGCACCACGCGGATGCCACGCCGTTCCTGAAGCACGCCTTCCTGCATGCCCTGCACGCCAGCGGCAGCGCCTGCGCCGAAACCGGGTGGAACCCGCGCTACCTGACGTTATGGGCTCCGGCCAAGGACGGCCACCCGGAACGGCTGGCCGCGGCCATGCCGCTCTACGCCAAGGCGCATTCCTATGGCGAGTATGTCTTCGACTGGGCCTGGGCCGACGCCTATGCCCGCAACGGGCTCGAGTACTACCCCAAATGGCTGGCGGCAATTCCCTTCACGCCGGTGCGCGGCGCGCGGCTGCTGGCCGAAGACGCCCATGCGCGCCGCCTGCTGCTGCAGATGGCGCTGGCGCTGGCCGCCGAAAGCCAGATGTCGTCGCTGCACATCCTGTTCCCCGACGAGGCCGAGGCCGCCCTGATGCAGCAGGCCGGCATGCTGATGCGGCACGGCGTGCAGTTCCACTGGACCAACGACGGCTACGGCAGCTTCGACGACTTCCTCGCCACGCTGTCGCAGAAAAAGCGCAAGAACATCCGCGCCGAGCGCCGCCAGGTGGCGCAGGCCGGCATCACTTTCCGGCGTTTGCGTGGCGCGCAGATCGACGACGATGCGTGGAAGTTCTTCAACCGGTGCTATCGCCAGACCTACCGCGAGCACCATTCCACGCCCTACCTGAACCTGGATTTCTTCCGGCGCATCGGCGCCGCCATGCCGCAGCACCTGCTGCTGGTGATCGCCGAGCGCGAGGGCCAGCCCATCGCCAGCTCGCTGCTGGTCTATGACGATACGCCCGAAGTCAGCACGCTCTACGGGCGCTACTGGGGCGCGCTGGAGTACCACGCCTGCCTGCACTTCGAAACCGCGTACTACCAGCCGCTGGAATTCTGCATCGAGCAAGGCATACGCACCTTCGAAGGCGGCGCCCAGGGCGAGCACAAGATGGCGCGCGGCTTCCTGCCGGTGGCCACGCGCTCGGCCCACTGGCTGGCGCATCCCGCTTTTGCCGATGCCGTCGAGCGCTTCCTGGAACGCGAGCGCCAGGGCATCGACGCCTACCTGGACGAGCTGGGCGAGCGCAACCCGTTCGCCCGCGCCTGA
- a CDS encoding cytochrome b: protein MHSITEIQASPQALSPSRRYDRLAVCFHWAVFLLVALAYAAIELKGSFAKGTPPRALAMTVHEWAGALVLVLAVPRLLWRLVHGAPAPEPGARWMQLVGEAMHWVFYLYILAQPLLGLLAMNAGGHLLVLPSLGIEVPALVAADPALKDTVKAIHETLGTAFYLVIGLHAMASLFHHYMLGDNTLRRMWR from the coding sequence ATGCATTCCATCACCGAAATCCAGGCATCGCCGCAGGCCTTGTCGCCGTCGCGCCGCTATGACCGGCTGGCGGTGTGCTTCCACTGGGCGGTATTCCTGCTGGTGGCGCTGGCCTATGCCGCGATCGAGCTGAAGGGCAGTTTTGCCAAGGGCACGCCGCCGCGCGCGCTGGCGATGACGGTCCATGAATGGGCAGGCGCTCTGGTGCTGGTGCTGGCGGTGCCGCGCCTGCTGTGGCGCCTGGTGCACGGCGCGCCCGCGCCGGAGCCGGGCGCGCGCTGGATGCAGTTGGTCGGCGAGGCCATGCACTGGGTGTTTTACCTGTATATCCTGGCCCAGCCGCTGCTGGGGCTGCTGGCGATGAACGCTGGCGGCCACCTGCTGGTGCTGCCTTCGCTGGGGATAGAAGTGCCAGCGCTGGTGGCAGCCGACCCGGCGCTGAAGGACACCGTCAAGGCAATCCACGAGACCCTGGGCACCGCCTTCTACCTGGTGATCGGGCTGCATGCGATGGCGTCGCTGTTCCACCACTACATGCTGGGCGACAATACGCTACGGCGGATGTGGCGCTGA
- a CDS encoding NAD(+) synthase has protein sequence MKNPFFNLYSHGFARVAVGVPVCRVADPAFNAAETIALAAQAAQQGAVLVAFPELGISAYTCDDLFHQRALLDACEAALATIVEASRKLPAALIVGMPLRVEHQLFNCAVVVARGRIQGVVPKSYLPNYWEFYEARQFSAADNAAVESIRLLGQDVPFGAGLLFDVEDIPDFRFHAEICEDVWVPIPPSSFAALAGATVLVNLSASNIVVGKAGYRHQLVSQQSARCLAAYLYTSAGKGESSTDLAWDGQALICENGELLAESERFADTSHLLCADIDVERLSRERMHQVTFGHSVRRHKAEVDKFRVVRFPLDLTLEKSLPLARNVARFPYVPADPRQRDERCMEVYNIQVQALVQRLSASKISKVVIGVSGGLDSTHALLVCAKAMDRLGLPRANILAYTMPGFATSDRTLLQARQLMQMVGCTATEIDIRPSCLAMLKDLGHPYAAGEKVYDVTFENVQAGERTNHLFRLANFHHAIVIGTGDLSELALGWCTYGVGDHMSHYNVNASVPKTLISHLVRWVAETGQVGEGGSDVLLAVLDTDISPELVPGDSNHGPEQKTESTIGPYELQDFNLYYTLRFGFTPSKIAFLALHAWGDRERGVWPNGPHVVRNQYGLPEIKRNLAIFLDRFFRTSQFKRSCIPNAPKVGSGGSLSPRGDWRAPSDSESVVWLADLEKVPD, from the coding sequence ATGAAGAACCCGTTTTTCAACCTGTATTCCCACGGCTTTGCGCGTGTCGCGGTGGGCGTGCCCGTCTGCCGGGTGGCCGACCCGGCCTTCAACGCGGCCGAGACCATTGCCCTGGCGGCGCAGGCGGCACAGCAGGGCGCCGTGCTGGTGGCGTTCCCGGAACTGGGCATCTCCGCCTATACCTGCGACGACCTGTTCCACCAGCGCGCGCTGCTGGACGCCTGCGAGGCGGCGCTGGCCACCATCGTCGAGGCCTCGCGCAAGCTGCCGGCGGCGCTGATCGTCGGCATGCCGCTGCGGGTCGAGCACCAGTTGTTCAACTGCGCCGTGGTGGTGGCGCGCGGGCGTATCCAGGGCGTGGTGCCCAAGTCCTACCTGCCGAACTACTGGGAGTTCTATGAGGCGCGCCAGTTCAGCGCCGCCGACAACGCCGCGGTCGAGTCCATCCGGCTGCTGGGCCAGGACGTGCCGTTCGGCGCCGGGTTGCTGTTCGATGTCGAAGACATCCCCGACTTCCGCTTCCATGCGGAAATCTGCGAAGACGTCTGGGTGCCGATCCCGCCGTCGTCGTTCGCGGCGCTGGCCGGGGCCACGGTGCTGGTCAACCTGTCGGCCTCGAATATCGTGGTCGGCAAGGCCGGCTACCGGCACCAGCTGGTCTCGCAGCAGTCGGCGCGATGCCTGGCGGCCTACCTGTACACCTCGGCCGGCAAGGGCGAGTCCTCCACCGACCTGGCCTGGGACGGCCAGGCGCTGATCTGCGAGAACGGCGAGCTGCTGGCCGAATCCGAGCGCTTTGCCGATACCTCGCACCTGCTCTGCGCCGATATCGACGTCGAGCGGCTGTCGCGCGAGCGCATGCACCAGGTGACCTTCGGCCACTCGGTGCGCCGGCACAAGGCAGAAGTGGACAAGTTCCGTGTGGTGCGCTTCCCGCTCGACCTGACCCTGGAAAAATCGCTGCCGCTGGCGCGCAACGTGGCGCGCTTCCCGTACGTGCCGGCCGATCCGCGCCAGCGCGACGAACGCTGCATGGAGGTCTACAACATTCAGGTGCAGGCGCTGGTGCAGCGCCTGTCGGCGAGCAAGATCAGCAAGGTGGTGATCGGCGTCTCGGGCGGGCTGGATTCCACTCACGCGTTGCTGGTCTGCGCCAAGGCGATGGACCGCCTGGGCCTGCCGCGCGCCAATATCCTGGCCTACACCATGCCGGGCTTTGCCACCAGCGACCGCACGCTGCTGCAGGCGCGCCAGCTGATGCAGATGGTGGGCTGCACCGCGACCGAGATCGATATCCGCCCGTCGTGCCTGGCCATGCTGAAGGACCTGGGCCACCCGTACGCCGCCGGCGAGAAGGTCTATGACGTGACCTTCGAGAACGTGCAGGCCGGCGAGCGCACCAACCACCTGTTCCGGCTGGCCAACTTCCACCATGCCATCGTGATCGGCACCGGCGACCTGAGTGAACTGGCGCTGGGCTGGTGCACCTATGGCGTGGGCGACCACATGTCGCACTACAACGTCAACGCCAGCGTGCCCAAGACGCTGATCTCGCACCTGGTGCGCTGGGTGGCTGAGACCGGGCAGGTGGGCGAGGGCGGTTCCGACGTGCTGCTGGCCGTGCTCGACACCGACATCAGCCCCGAGCTGGTTCCGGGCGACAGCAACCACGGCCCCGAGCAGAAGACCGAGAGCACCATCGGCCCGTATGAGCTGCAGGACTTCAACCTCTACTACACGCTGCGCTTCGGCTTCACGCCGTCCAAGATCGCCTTCCTGGCGCTGCACGCCTGGGGCGACCGCGAGCGCGGCGTATGGCCCAACGGCCCGCATGTGGTGCGCAACCAGTACGGGCTGCCGGAGATCAAGCGCAACCTGGCGATCTTCCTGGACCGCTTCTTCCGCACCAGCCAGTTCAAGCGCTCGTGCATCCCGAACGCGCCCAAGGTGGGCTCGGGCGGATCGCTGTCGCCGCGCGGTGACTGGCGTGCGCCGAGCGATTCAGAGTCGGTGGTGTGGCTGGCGGACCTGGAGAAGGTGCCGGATTGA
- a CDS encoding DMT family transporter, with the protein MSWTLLAVAGLLEIAFAFGMKWSAGFSRFWPSVYAVATGMASILLLTLSLRVLPVGTAYAVWTGIGAAGTAMLGMLWLGEPASLARMGCIALILGGVVGLKLVSGPAP; encoded by the coding sequence ATGTCCTGGACCCTGTTGGCCGTTGCCGGCCTGCTTGAAATCGCCTTCGCCTTCGGCATGAAATGGTCGGCCGGCTTCAGCCGGTTCTGGCCCAGCGTCTATGCGGTCGCCACCGGGATGGCCAGCATCCTGCTTCTGACGCTGTCGCTGCGCGTGCTGCCGGTGGGCACGGCCTATGCGGTGTGGACCGGTATCGGCGCGGCGGGCACCGCGATGCTCGGGATGCTTTGGCTGGGCGAGCCCGCGTCGCTGGCGCGCATGGGCTGCATCGCGCTGATCCTGGGTGGCGTGGTGGGGCTGAAACTGGTTTCCGGCCCGGCGCCATGA
- a CDS encoding SLAC1 anion channel family protein, with protein MTLAAHPAATLPAPRSSVKHLPVNLFGAVMGLSGLSMAWRGAGSAFGVSPVIGNAVGVVAVLAFLALAAGYLAKWLRYPDAVRAEFSHPVAGNFFGTIAIAILLLSSVVSAHHETLGQMIWTLGTVITVGLTFVIAGRLLHGRTEAANVVPAWLIPGVATLDIAVAGGTMPMAWAHEVNLLAVGVGTVIALVFFTMIISRLIHHDPLPAGMVPSLIILIAPFEVGFLAYVNMTGSVDMFAGMLFYFGLFLFLLLSWRVFRRPAPFAPSWWAISFPMAALSNAALKYAGHEQSAVLAWLAGLILLVLTTAIVVLFVRTLHSLFTHRLLAA; from the coding sequence ATGACTCTTGCAGCCCATCCCGCGGCCACCCTGCCGGCGCCGCGCAGCTCTGTGAAACACCTTCCGGTCAACCTGTTTGGCGCCGTCATGGGCCTGTCTGGCCTGTCCATGGCATGGCGCGGCGCCGGCTCCGCATTCGGCGTCAGCCCCGTCATTGGCAACGCGGTTGGCGTGGTCGCGGTGCTCGCCTTCCTGGCGCTGGCCGCCGGCTACCTGGCCAAGTGGCTGCGCTACCCGGACGCGGTCAGGGCCGAGTTCAGCCACCCCGTCGCCGGCAACTTCTTCGGCACCATCGCGATTGCGATCCTGCTGCTGTCGTCGGTGGTCAGCGCGCATCACGAGACTCTGGGCCAGATGATCTGGACGCTCGGTACCGTGATCACCGTGGGGCTGACTTTTGTCATCGCCGGGCGGCTGCTGCACGGCCGGACCGAGGCGGCGAACGTGGTGCCGGCGTGGCTGATCCCCGGCGTGGCCACGCTGGACATCGCCGTGGCCGGCGGCACCATGCCGATGGCCTGGGCGCATGAAGTCAACCTGCTCGCCGTCGGCGTCGGCACCGTGATCGCGCTGGTGTTCTTCACCATGATCATCTCGCGCCTGATCCACCACGATCCGCTACCGGCCGGCATGGTGCCGTCGCTGATCATCCTGATCGCGCCGTTCGAGGTGGGCTTCCTGGCCTACGTCAATATGACCGGCAGCGTCGACATGTTCGCCGGCATGCTGTTCTACTTCGGCCTGTTCCTGTTCCTGCTGTTGTCGTGGCGCGTGTTCCGCCGCCCGGCGCCGTTCGCGCCGTCGTGGTGGGCCATCAGCTTCCCGATGGCGGCGCTATCGAACGCGGCGCTGAAGTACGCCGGGCACGAGCAGTCCGCCGTGCTGGCCTGGCTGGCGGGACTGATCCTGCTGGTGCTGACGACCGCGATCGTGGTGCTGTTCGTGCGCACGCTGCACAGCCTGTTCACGCATCGCCTGCTGGCCGCCTGA